A portion of the Larimichthys crocea isolate SSNF unplaced genomic scaffold, L_crocea_2.0 scaffold4742, whole genome shotgun sequence genome contains these proteins:
- the LOC104924525 gene encoding zinc finger MYM-type protein 1: MSLKQQSVLHLMIQQKGLQFLKDSIRTELVRRGPFQPGGDFSFPKDKSRRACHPGLFQRRLSNGEIIKRSWLSYSVKNDATFCFCCKLFSKKTNKIIVGGVNDWSNINAVLRQHEGSPEHTKSMIKWKELDLRLSHGKTLDHIQMTALEAERKRWRDVLTRLLSITQSLAERNLAFRGSSDKLYQPDNGNFLREVELLAKYDPVMENHVSRIKDGETHAHYLSKDIQNELIQLVSDQILATIVAEVRHSKYFSLILDCTPDISHQEQMSIILRSVSLKGQPEIKEHFLGFVNVEATTGLNLTTVILDKLADLKIPFDNCRGQAYDNGANMKGKHQGVQARLLRMNPRAVFVPCGAHTLNLIIADAAKSSKDAVGFFGYVQKLFTFFSAGTQRWSILKKHVNITVKSWSDTRWESRLQSVHAVRHQASKIREALLEARQTVNDPVAKVEAQSLAEEVGSYRFLICCVVWCEILSRTNTVNKLLQSASMQLDIAVQLISTAKASLTLYRDTGFSDAQTTAQSICEEMNVEPVLKEKRLRTTKKHFS; this comes from the coding sequence ATGAGCCTCAAGCAACAGTCTGTGCTTCACCTAATGATCCAGCAGAAGGGCCTTCAGTTCTTAAAAGACAGTATACGGACTGAGTTAGTGCGCAGGGGTCCATTCCAGCCAGGaggtgatttttcttttcccaaAGACAAGTCCAGAAGAGCATGTCATCCAGGGCTATTTCAAAGACGGCTGTCAAATGGTGAAATAATTAAGAGGAGTTGGCTTTCATATTCTGTGAAGAACGATGCTACATTTTGCTTTTGCTGTAAGCTATTTTCGaagaaaaccaacaaaataaTAGTTGGCGGAGTGAACGACTGGTCTAACATCAACGCCGTTCTGAGGCAGCATGAAGGTAGTCCAGAGCATACAAAAAGTATGATTAAGTGGAAGGAACTGGACCTGCGCTTAAGCCATGGCAAAACACTTGACCACATCCAAATGACAGCTTTGGAGGCTGAAAGGAAGAGATGGCGGGATGTCCTAACACGCCTCTTAAGTATAACTCAATCACTGGCTGAGAGAAACCTGGCTTTCAGAGGCTCATCAGACAAGCTCTACCAGCCAGACAATGGTAATTTCCTCAGAGAGGTGGAATTATTGGCGAAATATGACCCTGTGATGGAGAATCATGTCAGTAGAATTAAAGATGGAGAGACACATGCTCATTATCTTAGCAAAGATATCCAGAATGAGCTGATACAGCTGGTGAGTGACCAGATTCTCGCCACTATTGTGGCTGAAGTTAGGCACTCCAAATACTTCTCCCTCATCTTGGACTGCACACCTGACATTAGTCACCAGGAGCAGATGTCCATTATCCTCAGAAGTGTGTCTTTGAAGGGGCAGCCAGAAATTAAGGAGCACTTCCTCGGCTTTGTTAATGTTGAGGCTACAACTGGCTTAAACCTGACTACAGTCATCTTGGATAAGCTTGCTGACCTGAAAATTCCATTTGACAACTGCAGAGGGCAAGCCTACGATAACGGGGCAAATATGAAGGGGAAACACCAGGGAGTGCAAGCCAGGCTGTTGAGAATGAACCCCAGAGCTGTGTTTGTCCCGTGTGGTGCACACACGCTGAACCTTATCATTGCAGACGCTGCTAAATCCTCTAAAGATGCTGTTGGGTTTTTTGGCTATGTGCAGaagcttttcacatttttttctgctggcaCACAAAGATGGAGCATCTTGAAAAAACACGTCAACATCACAGTGAAATCATGGAGTGACACAAGATGGGAGAGCAGGCTCCAAAGTGTCCATGCAGTCCGGCATCAGGCCTCCAAGATAAGAGAAGCCTTACTGGAAGCCAGGCAGACAGTCAATGATCCTGTAGCCAAAGTTGAGGCACAGTCACTTGCAGAAGAGGTTGGATCCTACCGCTTTTTGATTTGCTGTGTTGTCTGGTGTGAAATACTGTCAAGGACAAATACAGTTAACAAGCTCCTCCAATCTGCATCAATGCAGCTTGACATAGCTGTGCAGTTGATCTCAACTGCAAAagcctctctcactctctacCGGGACACTGGATTTTCAGATGCTCAGACAACTGCTCAAAGCATTTGTGAGGAAATGAATGTGGAACCAGTTTTGAAGGAGAAGAGGCTGAGAACCACTAAGAAGCATTTCAGCTGA